A single window of Oncorhynchus keta strain PuntledgeMale-10-30-2019 chromosome 34, Oket_V2, whole genome shotgun sequence DNA harbors:
- the LOC127915021 gene encoding uncharacterized protein LOC127915021 isoform X15 — MTLKLKFIKQNTEDFDQPEGGVDYIAHSSVPYGGVDYIAHSSVPYGGVDYISHSSVPYGGVDYISHSSVPYGGVDYISHSSVPYGGVDYISHSSVPYGGVDYIAHSSVPYGGVDYIAHSSVPYGGGDYISNSSVPYGGVDYISHSSVPYGGGDYISNSSVPYGGVDYISHSSVPYGGGDYISHSSVPYGGGDYIAHSSVPYGGVDYISNSSVPYGGVDYISHSSVPYGGVDYISHSSVPYGGVDYISHSSVPYGGVDYISHSSVPYGGVDYISHSSVPYGGVDYISHSSVLYGGVDYISHSSVPYGGVDYISHSSVPYGGGDYIAHSSVPYGGVDYISNSSVPYGGVDYISHSSVPYGGVDYISHSSVPYGGVEYISHSSVLYGGVDYISHSSVPTCTCLGLGFRKRNFKPQISHFLFGFFLRVLPAL, encoded by the exons ATGACGCTCAAATTGAAATTCATTAAACAAAATACTGAAGATTTCGATCAGCCTGagggaggtgtagattacattgcacattccagtgttccttatggaggtgtagattacattgCACATTCTAGTGTTCCttatggaggtgtagattacatctcacattccagtgttccttatggaggtgtagattacatctcacattccagtgttccttatggaggtgtagattacatctcacattccagtgttccttatggag gtgtagattacatctcacattccagtgttccttatggaggtgtagattacattgcacattccagtgttccttatggag gtgtagattacattgcacattccagtgttccttaTGGAGGTGGAGATTACATCTCAAATTCCAGTGTTCCttatggaggtgtagattacatctcacattccagtgttccttaTGGAGGTGGAGATTACATCTCAAATTCCAGTGTTCCttatggaggtgtagattacatctcacattccagtgttccttaTGGAGGtggagattacatctcacattccagtgttccttaTGGAGGTGGAGATTACATtgcacattccagtgttccttatggaggtgtagattatatCTCAAATTCAAGTGTTCCttatggaggtgtagattacatctcacattccagtgttccttatggaggtgtagattatatctcacattccagtgttccttatggaggtgtagattacatctcacattccagtgttccttatggaggtgtagattacatctcacattccagtgttccttatggaggtgtagattacatctcacattccagtgttccttatggaggtgtagattacatctcacattccagtgttctttatggaggtgtagattacatctcacattccagtgttccttatggaggtgtagattacatctcacattccagtgttccttaTGGAGGTGGAGATTACATtgcacattccagtgttccttatggaggtgtagattacatctcaaaTTCAAGTGTTCCTTatggaggtgtagattatatctcacattccagtgttccttatggaggtgtagattacatctcacattccagtgttccttaTGGAGGTGTAGaatacatctcacattccagtgttctttacggaggtgtagattacatctcacattccagtgttccaacttgtacctgtctaggactggggttcCGCAAACGGAACttcaaacctcagatttcccacttcctgtttggattttttctcagggttttgcctgctttatga
- the LOC127915021 gene encoding uncharacterized protein LOC127915021 isoform X24 codes for MTLKLKFIKQNTEDFDQPEGGVDYIAHSSVPYGGVDYIAHSSVPYGGVDYISHSSVPYGGVDYISHSSVPYGGVDYISHSSVPYGGVDYISHSSVLYGGVDYISHSSVPYGGVDYISHSSVPYGGVDYISHSSVPYGGVDYIAHSSVPYGGGDYISNSSVPYGGVDYISHSSVPYGGVDYIAHSSVPYGGGDYISNSSVPYGGVDYISHSSVPYGGGDYISNSSVPYGGVDYISHSSVPYGGGDYISHSSVPYGGGDYIAHSSVPYGGVDYISNSSVPYGGVDYISHSSVPYGGVEYISHSSVLYGGVDYISHSSVPTCTCLGLGFRKRNFKPQISHFLFGFFLRVLPAL; via the exons ATGACGCTCAAATTGAAATTCATTAAACAAAATACTGAAGATTTCGATCAGCCTGagggaggtgtagattacattgcacattccagtgttccttatggaggtgtagattacattgCACATTCTAGTGTTCCttatggaggtgtagattacatctcacattccagtgttccttatggaggtgtagattacatctcacattccagtgttccttatggaggtgtagattacatctcacattccagtgttccttatggaggtgtagattacatctcacattccagtgttctttatggaggtgtagattacatctcacattccagtgttccttatggaggtgtagattatatctcacattccagtgttccttatggaggtgtagattacatctcacattccagtgttccttatggaggtgtagattacattgcacattccagtgttccttatggag GTGGAGATTACATCTCAAATTCAAGTGTTCCttatggaggtgtagattacatctcacattccagtgttccttatggaggtgtagattacattgcacattccagtgttccttaTGGAGGTGGAGATTACATCTCAAATTCCAGTGTTCCttatggaggtgtagattacatctcacattccagtgttccttaTGGAGGTGGAGATTACATCTCAAATTCCAGTGTTCCttatggaggtgtagattacatctcacattccagtgttccttaTGGAGGtggagattacatctcacattccagtgttccttaTGGAG GTGGAGATTACATtgcacattccagtgttccttatggaggtgtagattacatctcaaaTTCAAGTGTTCCTTatggag gtgtagattacatctcacattccagtgttccttaTGGAGGTGTAGaatacatctcacattccagtgttctttacggaggtgtagattacatctcacattccagtgttccaacttgtacctgtctaggactggggttcCGCAAACGGAACttcaaacctcagatttcccacttcctgtttggattttttctcagggttttgcctgctttatga
- the LOC127915021 gene encoding uncharacterized protein LOC127915021 isoform X17: MTLKLKFIKQNTEDFDQPEGGVDYIAHSSVPYGGVDYIAHSSVPYGGVDYISHSSVPYGGVDYISHSSVPYGGVDYISHSSVPYGGVDYIAHSSVPYGGVDYIAHSSVPYGGGDYISNSSVPYGGVDYISHSSVPYGGGDYISNSSVPYGGVDYISHSSVPYGGGDYISHSSVPYGGGDYIAHSSVPYGGVDYISNSSVPYGGVDYISHSSVPYGGVDYISHSSVPYGGVDYISHSSVPYGGVDYISHSSVPYGGVDYISHSSVPYGGVDYISHSSVLYGGVDYISHSSVPYGGVDYISHSSVPYGGGDYIAHSSVPYGGVDYISNSSVPYGGVDYISHSSVPYGGVDYISHSSVPYGGVEYISHSSVLYGGVDYISHSSVPTCTCLGLGFRKRNFKPQISHFLFGFFLRVLPAL; the protein is encoded by the exons ATGACGCTCAAATTGAAATTCATTAAACAAAATACTGAAGATTTCGATCAGCCTGagggaggtgtagattacattgcacattccagtgttccttatggaggtgtagattacattgCACATTCTAGTGTTCCttatggaggtgtagattacatctcacattccagtgttccttatggaggtgtagattacatctcacattccagtgttccttatggag gtgtagattacatctcacattccagtgttccttatggaggtgtagattacattgcacattccagtgttccttatggag gtgtagattacattgcacattccagtgttccttaTGGAGGTGGAGATTACATCTCAAATTCCAGTGTTCCttatggaggtgtagattacatctcacattccagtgttccttaTGGAGGTGGAGATTACATCTCAAATTCCAGTGTTCCttatggaggtgtagattacatctcacattccagtgttccttaTGGAGGtggagattacatctcacattccagtgttccttaTGGAGGTGGAGATTACATtgcacattccagtgttccttatggaggtgtagattatatCTCAAATTCAAGTGTTCCttatggaggtgtagattacatctcacattccagtgttccttatggaggtgtagattatatctcacattccagtgttccttatggaggtgtagattacatctcacattccagtgttccttatggaggtgtagattacatctcacattccagtgttccttatggaggtgtagattacatctcacattccagtgttccttatggaggtgtagattacatctcacattccagtgttctttatggaggtgtagattacatctcacattccagtgttccttatggaggtgtagattacatctcacattccagtgttccttaTGGAGGTGGAGATTACATtgcacattccagtgttccttatggaggtgtagattacatctcaaaTTCAAGTGTTCCTTatggaggtgtagattatatctcacattccagtgttccttatggaggtgtagattacatctcacattccagtgttccttaTGGAGGTGTAGaatacatctcacattccagtgttctttacggaggtgtagattacatctcacattccagtgttccaacttgtacctgtctaggactggggttcCGCAAACGGAACttcaaacctcagatttcccacttcctgtttggattttttctcagggttttgcctgctttatga
- the LOC127915021 gene encoding shematrin-like protein 3 isoform X9, translating to MTLKLKFIKQNTEDFDQPEGGVDYIAHSSVPYGGVDYIAHSSVPYGGVDYISHSSVPYGGVDYISHSSVPYGGVDYISHSSVPYGGVDYISHSSVLYGGVDYISHSSVPYGGVDYISHSSVPYGGVDYIAHSSVPYGGVDYIAHSSVPYGGGDYISNSSVPYGGVDYISHSSVPYGGGDYISNSSVPYGGVDYISHSSVPYGGGDYISHSSVPYGGGDYIAHSSVPYGGVDYISNSSVPYGGVDYISHSSVPYGGVDYISHSSVPYGGVDYISHSSVPYGGVDYISHSSVPYGGVDYISHSSVPYGGVDYISHSSVLYGGVDYISHSSVPYGGVDYISHSSVPYGGGDYIAHSSVPYGGVDYISNSSVPYGGVDYISHSSVPYGGVDYISHSSVPYGGVEYISHSSVLYGGVDYISHSSVPTCTCLGLGFRKRNFKPQISHFLFGFFLRVLPAL from the exons ATGACGCTCAAATTGAAATTCATTAAACAAAATACTGAAGATTTCGATCAGCCTGagggaggtgtagattacattgcacattccagtgttccttatggaggtgtagattacattgCACATTCTAGTGTTCCttatggaggtgtagattacatctcacattccagtgttccttatggaggtgtagattacatctcacattccagtgttccttatggaggtgtagattacatctcacattccagtgttccttatggaggtgtagattacatctcacattccagtgttctttatggaggtgtagattacatctcacattccagtgttccttatggag gtgtagattacatctcacattccagtgttccttatggaggtgtagattacattgcacattccagtgttccttatggag gtgtagattacattgcacattccagtgttccttaTGGAGGTGGAGATTACATCTCAAATTCCAGTGTTCCttatggaggtgtagattacatctcacattccagtgttccttaTGGAGGTGGAGATTACATCTCAAATTCCAGTGTTCCttatggaggtgtagattacatctcacattccagtgttccttaTGGAGGtggagattacatctcacattccagtgttccttaTGGAGGTGGAGATTACATtgcacattccagtgttccttatggaggtgtagattatatCTCAAATTCAAGTGTTCCttatggaggtgtagattacatctcacattccagtgttccttatggaggtgtagattatatctcacattccagtgttccttatggaggtgtagattacatctcacattccagtgttccttatggaggtgtagattacatctcacattccagtgttccttatggaggtgtagattacatctcacattccagtgttccttatggaggtgtagattacatctcacattccagtgttctttatggaggtgtagattacatctcacattccagtgttccttatggaggtgtagattacatctcacattccagtgttccttaTGGAGGTGGAGATTACATtgcacattccagtgttccttatggaggtgtagattacatctcaaaTTCAAGTGTTCCTTatggaggtgtagattatatctcacattccagtgttccttatggaggtgtagattacatctcacattccagtgttccttaTGGAGGTGTAGaatacatctcacattccagtgttctttacggaggtgtagattacatctcacattccagtgttccaacttgtacctgtctaggactggggttcCGCAAACGGAACttcaaacctcagatttcccacttcctgtttggattttttctcagggttttgcctgctttatga
- the LOC127915021 gene encoding uncharacterized protein LOC127915021 isoform X25 translates to MTLKLKFIKQNTEDFDQPEGGVDYIAHSSVPYGGVDYIAHSSVPYGGVDYISHSSVPYGGVDYISHSSVPYGGVDYISHSSVPYGGVDYISHSSVLYGGVDYISHSSVPYGGVDYISHSSVPYGGVDYISHSSVPYGGVDYIAHSSVPYGGGDYISNSSVPYGGVDYISHSSVPYGGVDYIAHSSVPYGGGDYISNSSVPYGGVDYISHSSVPYGGGDYISNSSVPYGGVDYISHSSVPYGGGDYISHSSVPYGGGDYIAHSSVPYGGVDYISNSSVPYGGVDYISHSSVPYGGVEYISHSSVLYGGVDYISHSSVPTCTCLGLGFRKRNFKPQISHFLFGFFLRVLPAL, encoded by the exons ATGACGCTCAAATTGAAATTCATTAAACAAAATACTGAAGATTTCGATCAGCCTGagggaggtgtagattacattgcacattccagtgttccttatggaggtgtagattacattgCACATTCTAGTGTTCCttatggaggtgtagattacatctcacattccagtgttccttatggaggtgtagattacatctcacattccagtgttccttatggaggtgtagattacatctcacattccagtgttccttatggaggtgtagattacatctcacattccagtgttctttatggaggtgtagattacatctcacattccagtgttccttatggaggtgtagattatatctcacattccagtgttccttatggaggtgtagattacatctcacattccagtgttccttatggaggtgtagattacattgcacattccagtgttccttatggag GTGGAGATTACATCTCAAATTCAAGTGTTCCttatggaggtgtagattacatctcacattccagtgttccttatggaggtgtagattacattgcacattccagtgttccttaTGGAGGTGGAGATTACATCTCAAATTCCAGTGTTCCttatggaggtgtagattacatctcacattccagtgttccttaTGGAGGTGGAGATTACATCTCAAATTCCAGTGTTCCttatggaggtgtagattacatctcacattccagtgttccttaTGGAGGtggagattacatctcacattccagtgttccttaTGGAG GTGGAGATTACATtgcacattccagtgttccttatggaggtgtagattacatctcaaaTTCAAGTGTTCCTTatggaggtgtagattatatctcacattccagtgttccttatggag GTGTAGaatacatctcacattccagtgttctttacggaggtgtagattacatctcacattccagtgttccaacttgtacctgtctaggactggggttcCGCAAACGGAACttcaaacctcagatttcccacttcctgtttggattttttctcagggttttgcctgctttatga
- the LOC127915021 gene encoding shematrin-like protein 3 isoform X5: MTLKLKFIKQNTEDFDQPEGGVDYIAHSSVPYGGVDYIAHSSVPYGGVDYISHSSVPYGGVDYISHSSVPYGGVDYISHSSVPYGGVDYISHSSVLYGGVDYISHSSVPYGGVDYISHSSVPYGGVDYISHSSVPYGGVDYIAHSSVPYGGVDYIAHSSVPYGGGDYISNSSVPYGGVDYISHSSVPYGGGDYISNSSVPYGGVDYISHSSVPYGGGDYISHSSVPYGGGDYIAHSSVPYGGVDYISNSSVPYGGVDYISHSSVPYGGVDYISHSSVPYGGVDYISHSSVPYGGVDYISHSSVPYGGVDYISHSSVPYGGVDYISHSSVLYGGVDYISHSSVPYGGVDYISHSSVPYGGGDYIAHSSVPYGGVDYISNSSVPYGGVDYISHSSVPYGGVDYISHSSVPYGGVEYISHSSVLYGGVDYISHSSVPTCTCLGLGFRKRNFKPQISHFLFGFFLRVLPAL, encoded by the exons ATGACGCTCAAATTGAAATTCATTAAACAAAATACTGAAGATTTCGATCAGCCTGagggaggtgtagattacattgcacattccagtgttccttatggaggtgtagattacattgCACATTCTAGTGTTCCttatggaggtgtagattacatctcacattccagtgttccttatggaggtgtagattacatctcacattccagtgttccttatggaggtgtagattacatctcacattccagtgttccttatggaggtgtagattacatctcacattccagtgttctttatggaggtgtagattacatctcacattccagtgttccttatggaggtgtagattatatctcacattccagtgttccttatggaggtgtagattacatctcacattccagtgttccttatggaggtgtagattacattgcacattccagtgttccttatggag gtgtagattacattgcacattccagtgttccttaTGGAGGTGGAGATTACATCTCAAATTCCAGTGTTCCttatggaggtgtagattacatctcacattccagtgttccttaTGGAGGTGGAGATTACATCTCAAATTCCAGTGTTCCttatggaggtgtagattacatctcacattccagtgttccttaTGGAGGtggagattacatctcacattccagtgttccttaTGGAGGTGGAGATTACATtgcacattccagtgttccttatggaggtgtagattatatCTCAAATTCAAGTGTTCCttatggaggtgtagattacatctcacattccagtgttccttatggaggtgtagattatatctcacattccagtgttccttatggaggtgtagattacatctcacattccagtgttccttatggaggtgtagattacatctcacattccagtgttccttatggaggtgtagattacatctcacattccagtgttccttatggaggtgtagattacatctcacattccagtgttctttatggaggtgtagattacatctcacattccagtgttccttatggaggtgtagattacatctcacattccagtgttccttaTGGAGGTGGAGATTACATtgcacattccagtgttccttatggaggtgtagattacatctcaaaTTCAAGTGTTCCTTatggaggtgtagattatatctcacattccagtgttccttatggaggtgtagattacatctcacattccagtgttccttaTGGAGGTGTAGaatacatctcacattccagtgttctttacggaggtgtagattacatctcacattccagtgttccaacttgtacctgtctaggactggggttcCGCAAACGGAACttcaaacctcagatttcccacttcctgtttggattttttctcagggttttgcctgctttatga
- the LOC127915021 gene encoding uncharacterized protein LOC127915021 isoform X21, which translates to MTLKLKFIKQNTEDFDQPEGGVDYIAHSSVPYGGVDYIAHSSVPYGGVDYISHSSVPYGGVDYISHSSVPYGGVDYISHSSVPYGGVDYISHSSVLYGGVDYISHSSVPYGGVDYISHSSVPYGGVDYISHSSVPYGGVDYIAHSSVPYGGGDYISNSSVPYGGVDYISHSSVPYGGVDYIAHSSVPYGGGDYISNSSVPYGGVDYISHSSVPYGGGDYISNSSVPYGGVDYISHSSVPYGGGDYISHSSVPYGGGDYIAHSSVPYGGVDYISNSSVPYGGVDYISHSSVPYGGVDYISHSSVPYGGVEYISHSSVLYGGVDYISHSSVPTCTCLGLGFRKRNFKPQISHFLFGFFLRVLPAL; encoded by the exons ATGACGCTCAAATTGAAATTCATTAAACAAAATACTGAAGATTTCGATCAGCCTGagggaggtgtagattacattgcacattccagtgttccttatggaggtgtagattacattgCACATTCTAGTGTTCCttatggaggtgtagattacatctcacattccagtgttccttatggaggtgtagattacatctcacattccagtgttccttatggaggtgtagattacatctcacattccagtgttccttatggaggtgtagattacatctcacattccagtgttctttatggaggtgtagattacatctcacattccagtgttccttatggaggtgtagattatatctcacattccagtgttccttatggaggtgtagattacatctcacattccagtgttccttatggaggtgtagattacattgcacattccagtgttccttatggag GTGGAGATTACATCTCAAATTCAAGTGTTCCttatggaggtgtagattacatctcacattccagtgttccttatggaggtgtagattacattgcacattccagtgttccttaTGGAGGTGGAGATTACATCTCAAATTCCAGTGTTCCttatggaggtgtagattacatctcacattccagtgttccttaTGGAGGTGGAGATTACATCTCAAATTCCAGTGTTCCttatggaggtgtagattacatctcacattccagtgttccttaTGGAGGtggagattacatctcacattccagtgttccttaTGGAG GTGGAGATTACATtgcacattccagtgttccttatggaggtgtagattacatctcaaaTTCAAGTGTTCCTTatggaggtgtagattatatctcacattccagtgttccttatggaggtgtagattacatctcacattccagtgttccttaTGGAGGTGTAGaatacatctcacattccagtgttctttacggaggtgtagattacatctcacattccagtgttccaacttgtacctgtctaggactggggttcCGCAAACGGAACttcaaacctcagatttcccacttcctgtttggattttttctcagggttttgcctgctttatga
- the LOC127915021 gene encoding shematrin-like protein 3 isoform X7, producing the protein MTLKLKFIKQNTEDFDQPEGGVDYIAHSSVPYGGVDYIAHSSVPYGGVDYISHSSVPYGGVDYISHSSVPYGGVDYISHSSVPYGGVDYISHSSVLYGGVDYISHSSVPYGGVDYISHSSVPYGGVDYISHSSVPYGGVDYIAHSSVPYGGGDYISNSSVPYGGVDYISHSSVPYGGVDYIAHSSVPYGGGDYISNSSVPYGGVDYISHSSVPYGGGDYISNSSVPYGGVDYISHSSVPYGGGDYISHSSVPYGGGDYIAHSSVPYGGVDYISNSSVPYGGVDYISHSSVPYGGVDYISHSSVPYGGVDYISHSSVPYGGVDYISHSSVLYGGVDYISHSSVPYGGVDYISHSSVPYGGGDYIAHSSVPYGGVDYISNSSVPYGGVDYISHSSVPYGGVDYISHSSVPYGGVEYISHSSVLYGGVDYISHSSVPTCTCLGLGFRKRNFKPQISHFLFGFFLRVLPAL; encoded by the exons ATGACGCTCAAATTGAAATTCATTAAACAAAATACTGAAGATTTCGATCAGCCTGagggaggtgtagattacattgcacattccagtgttccttatggaggtgtagattacattgCACATTCTAGTGTTCCttatggaggtgtagattacatctcacattccagtgttccttatggaggtgtagattacatctcacattccagtgttccttatggaggtgtagattacatctcacattccagtgttccttatggaggtgtagattacatctcacattccagtgttctttatggaggtgtagattacatctcacattccagtgttccttatggaggtgtagattatatctcacattccagtgttccttatggaggtgtagattacatctcacattccagtgttccttatggaggtgtagattacattgcacattccagtgttccttatggag GTGGAGATTACATCTCAAATTCAAGTGTTCCttatggaggtgtagattacatctcacattccagtgttccttatggaggtgtagattacattgcacattccagtgttccttaTGGAGGTGGAGATTACATCTCAAATTCCAGTGTTCCttatggaggtgtagattacatctcacattccagtgttccttaTGGAGGTGGAGATTACATCTCAAATTCCAGTGTTCCttatggaggtgtagattacatctcacattccagtgttccttaTGGAGGtggagattacatctcacattccagtgttccttaTGGAGGTGGAGATTACATtgcacattccagtgttccttatggaggtgtagattatatCTCAAATTCAAGTGTTCCttatggaggtgtagattacatctcacattccagtgttccttatggaggtgtagattatatctcacattccagtgttccttatggag gtgtagattacatctcacattccagtgttccttatggaggtgtagattacatctcacattccagtgttctttatggaggtgtagattacatctcacattccagtgttccttatggaggtgtagattacatctcacattccagtgttccttaTGGAGGTGGAGATTACATtgcacattccagtgttccttatggaggtgtagattacatctcaaaTTCAAGTGTTCCTTatggaggtgtagattatatctcacattccagtgttccttatggaggtgtagattacatctcacattccagtgttccttaTGGAGGTGTAGaatacatctcacattccagtgttctttacggaggtgtagattacatctcacattccagtgttccaacttgtacctgtctaggactggggttcCGCAAACGGAACttcaaacctcagatttcccacttcctgtttggattttttctcagggttttgcctgctttatga